One Micromonospora craniellae genomic region harbors:
- a CDS encoding ATP-dependent helicase has translation MQAYRLVRRPAGPTQVTAAPAPGTEDGAADPWQAEVVAHTDGPMLVLGGPGTGKTRTLVEAVAARVEEGVDPERVLVLTFSRRGAADLRHRIEARIAANGRRVVREPLVRTFPAYAFGLLRRAAAERGEPSPRLLTGPEQDLIIRELLDVVGEEPGDGPVGWPEELRPALRTRAFAAQLRDLLMRAAERGVGPVELARLGERLGRADWPAAARFLREYVAVLALRDVANRGSVAYDPAELVRAATGLLRDDAEVLASERRRLAYVYVDELADTDPAQLDLLDTVAGGGTPLVAFADPDSSTYAFRGADPHGVPAFPHRFRTASGAPAAQVLLATSYRAGERLLDTASRLARRLRGPAAHRRLSPLPDTPPGTVEVRTFRSATSEAAWLAHALREAHLLGGVPWAGMAVLVRSTGRQLPGLRRALHAAGVPTVVHGEDLPLHLQPAVAPLLLLLRCALEPERLDEEAAVALLHSPLGGADPLAERRLRQGLRALALAGGDRRPSGELIVEALRDPAELAGVERRWAEPAQTVAGLLAVARETAGRPGAGVEDVLWAVWQASGLAELWSAALARGPAVAGEGDLARRRRAEAADRHLDAVLVLFDAAARFTDRLPGARTEVFLDHVLGQELPADTLASSADRGDAVRLLTAHAAKGLEWDLVAVAGVQEGVWPDLRLRGSLLGSERLVDVVTGRADGAGEVATLVGQTSALLDEERRLFHVAVTRARRRLLVSAVASAAVGGDDHEEQPSRFLYELGPTDPPGPDGDDQDDAPEPDDGGGPQTLPLSRPPRALTLPALVAELRTAVADPAASTARRRAAATELARLAAAGVSGAHPDDWWGLRPLSDDRPLVDEGEPVRVTPSAMESALRCSLRWLLERHGGSPPASAAQGVGNLVHAAAMLAEDASADRGALLEYVAARFDAIELAARWMVGPERTRAEAMVDKLLRWLAANPRRLLAIEHEFAVRLDDPHRPIELVGRVDRLEVDADGRLVVVDLKTGKSTAVTERDLAEHPQLGAYQAAVEAGAFAEYGDEPGGAALVQLGTGARDAREQAQTASTDGPEAGWATALVRRTADTMAAATFAAVANSKCRVCPVRTSCPVSGQGRQVVEPPTVRRPEHQE, from the coding sequence ATGCAGGCGTACCGGTTGGTGCGTCGGCCCGCCGGGCCGACCCAGGTCACGGCCGCACCGGCGCCCGGCACGGAGGACGGTGCGGCGGATCCTTGGCAGGCCGAGGTCGTCGCGCACACCGACGGGCCGATGCTCGTCCTCGGCGGACCGGGCACCGGGAAGACCCGCACCCTCGTCGAGGCGGTGGCCGCCCGGGTCGAGGAGGGGGTCGACCCGGAGCGCGTCCTGGTGCTCACCTTCAGTCGGCGGGGCGCCGCCGACCTGCGGCACCGGATCGAGGCACGGATCGCCGCGAACGGCCGGCGGGTGGTGCGCGAGCCGTTGGTGCGTACCTTCCCGGCATACGCCTTCGGGCTGTTGCGGCGGGCCGCCGCCGAGCGGGGTGAGCCGTCGCCCCGGCTGCTCACCGGCCCGGAGCAGGATCTGATCATCCGCGAGTTGCTGGACGTGGTGGGCGAGGAGCCCGGCGACGGGCCGGTCGGCTGGCCGGAGGAGCTGCGTCCGGCGCTGCGTACCCGGGCGTTCGCCGCCCAGCTTCGTGACCTGTTGATGCGGGCGGCGGAGCGGGGGGTCGGCCCGGTCGAGCTGGCCCGGCTCGGCGAGCGGCTCGGCCGCGCCGACTGGCCGGCCGCCGCCCGCTTCCTGCGCGAGTACGTCGCGGTGCTGGCGCTACGGGACGTCGCCAACCGGGGCTCGGTCGCGTACGACCCGGCGGAGCTGGTCCGGGCCGCCACCGGTCTGTTGCGTGACGACGCCGAGGTGCTGGCGTCCGAGCGGCGCCGCCTGGCGTACGTCTACGTCGACGAGCTCGCCGACACCGATCCTGCCCAGCTCGACCTGCTGGACACGGTCGCCGGGGGCGGCACGCCGCTGGTCGCCTTCGCCGACCCCGACTCCTCCACCTACGCCTTCCGAGGTGCCGACCCGCACGGGGTGCCGGCGTTCCCGCACCGGTTCCGCACCGCCTCCGGGGCACCGGCCGCACAGGTGCTGCTGGCCACCAGCTACCGCGCGGGGGAGCGGCTGCTCGACACCGCCTCCCGGCTGGCCCGGCGGCTGCGCGGCCCGGCGGCACACCGCCGGCTGAGCCCGCTGCCCGACACCCCGCCGGGCACCGTCGAGGTACGCACCTTCCGCTCGGCCACCAGTGAGGCGGCCTGGCTGGCGCACGCGCTGCGCGAGGCGCACCTGCTCGGCGGTGTGCCGTGGGCCGGGATGGCGGTGCTGGTCCGTTCCACCGGCCGGCAACTGCCCGGGCTGCGCCGGGCGCTGCACGCCGCCGGCGTACCGACCGTGGTGCACGGTGAGGACCTGCCGCTGCACCTGCAACCGGCGGTCGCGCCGTTGCTGCTGCTGTTGCGCTGCGCGTTGGAGCCGGAGCGGCTGGACGAGGAGGCGGCCGTGGCGCTGCTGCACTCGCCGCTCGGCGGTGCCGATCCGCTTGCCGAGCGGCGGCTGCGGCAGGGCCTGCGTGCGCTCGCTCTGGCCGGCGGTGACCGGCGGCCCTCCGGTGAGCTGATCGTCGAGGCGCTGCGCGACCCGGCCGAGCTGGCCGGGGTGGAGCGGCGCTGGGCCGAGCCGGCGCAGACGGTGGCCGGGTTGTTGGCGGTGGCTCGGGAGACGGCCGGCCGACCGGGTGCAGGCGTCGAGGACGTCCTCTGGGCGGTGTGGCAGGCCAGCGGGCTGGCCGAGCTGTGGTCCGCCGCGCTGGCCCGGGGCCCGGCCGTGGCCGGCGAGGGGGACCTGGCGCGGCGGCGTCGGGCCGAGGCGGCCGACCGGCACCTGGACGCCGTGCTGGTGCTCTTCGACGCCGCCGCCCGGTTCACCGACCGGTTGCCGGGCGCGCGTACCGAGGTCTTCCTCGACCATGTGCTCGGCCAGGAGTTGCCCGCCGACACGCTCGCCTCGTCCGCGGACCGGGGCGACGCCGTGCGGCTGCTCACCGCGCACGCCGCCAAGGGCCTGGAATGGGATCTGGTCGCCGTCGCCGGGGTGCAGGAGGGCGTCTGGCCGGACCTGCGGTTACGCGGCAGCCTGCTCGGCTCGGAACGGCTGGTCGACGTGGTGACCGGTCGGGCGGACGGCGCCGGGGAGGTCGCCACCCTGGTCGGCCAGACCTCCGCGCTGCTCGACGAGGAGCGGCGGCTGTTCCACGTCGCGGTGACCCGGGCCCGGCGGCGACTCCTGGTCAGCGCGGTCGCCTCGGCGGCCGTCGGTGGCGACGACCACGAGGAACAGCCCAGCCGCTTCCTCTACGAACTCGGACCCACCGACCCACCGGGCCCGGACGGCGATGACCAGGACGATGCCCCGGAGCCGGACGACGGGGGTGGGCCGCAGACGCTGCCGTTGAGTAGGCCGCCCCGGGCACTGACCCTGCCCGCGCTGGTGGCGGAGCTGCGCACCGCGGTGGCCGACCCGGCGGCGTCGACCGCCCGGCGGCGGGCGGCGGCGACCGAGCTGGCCCGCCTGGCCGCTGCCGGGGTCTCGGGCGCGCACCCGGACGACTGGTGGGGACTGCGACCGCTCTCGGACGACCGGCCCCTGGTGGACGAGGGGGAGCCGGTCCGGGTGACCCCGTCGGCGATGGAGAGCGCGCTGCGGTGCAGCCTGCGGTGGCTGCTGGAACGGCACGGCGGGAGCCCGCCGGCCAGTGCCGCGCAGGGCGTCGGCAACCTGGTGCACGCGGCGGCGATGCTCGCCGAGGACGCCAGCGCGGACCGGGGCGCGCTGCTGGAGTACGTGGCCGCCCGGTTCGACGCGATCGAGCTGGCCGCGCGGTGGATGGTCGGGCCGGAGCGGACCCGCGCCGAGGCGATGGTGGACAAGCTGCTGCGCTGGCTGGCCGCCAATCCGCGCCGGCTGCTCGCCATCGAGCACGAGTTCGCGGTCCGCCTCGACGATCCGCACCGGCCGATCGAGCTGGTCGGGCGGGTGGACCGGCTGGAGGTCGACGCGGACGGCCGGCTGGTGGTGGTGGACCTCAAGACCGGCAAGTCCACCGCCGTCACCGAGCGGGACCTGGCCGAGCATCCGCAGCTCGGCGCGTACCAGGCGGCGGTGGAGGCGGGGGCGTTCGCCGAGTACGGCGACGAGCCCGGCGGTGCGGCGCTGGTGCAGCTCGGAACCGGCGCGCGGGACGCCCGGGAGCAGGCCCAGACCGCCTCGACCGACGGACCCGAGGCCGGCTGGGCGACCGCGCTGGTCCGGCGGACCGCCGATACGATGGCCGCCGCCACCTTCGCCGCGGTCGCCAACTCGAAGTGCCGGGTCTGCCCGGTACGGACCAGCTGCCCGGTCTCCGGGCAGGGACGGCAGGTGGTCGAGCCACCGACCGTCCGGCGACCGGAGCACCAGGAGTGA
- a CDS encoding ATP-dependent helicase, protein MTQPALFNPAAPAPRAAAVGPRYTPVELAKLLRLPAPTREQAAIIAAPVEPLLVVAGAGSGKTETMAARVVWLVANSYVRPEQVLGLTFTRKAAGELAHRVRTRLDQLVRRLGRRGRDPLDDPFAGEPTISTYHSYAGRIVTEHGLRAGYEPSTRLLTEASRWQLVDLIVRNYDGDMSEVDRMPSTVTDAVLALSGELDEHLVDPDALAAWTGRFFAEVQSRPGRVYADVRRALALQQTRLKLLPLVRAYARRKDDFEAMDFADQLARAARVARDHPGVGEIERGRYRVVLLDEYQDTSHAQVVLLGALFGGGHPVTAVGDPCQSIYGWRGASAGTLDRFPTEFARADAEPARMLGLTTSWRNRPEILAVANALATPLRAAGAQVPELHAALSVRDPIPHRSARGAAAGTVHCALLSTYADEADWIADSVLAAWRGAARLPGVLPEQIPVTLRPTTAVLVRLRSQIPAIAAALRERGLPVEVVGLGGLLDTPEIRDVVCTLRVLADPTDGAALLRLLTGARWRIGPRDLVALHRRAKAIAAARRQLADDGTAEIMPDRLDEATLVEALADLGPAQAYSAEGYLRLRAYARELGLLRYRLDQSLPELIADVERTTGLDVEVAVRAGGDGAGDAGLARSHLDALGDVAARFSGETPGATLAGFLAYLAAAEDEERGLAPGEVEVVEGAVQILTAHAAKGLEWDVVSVAGLSRGVWPGPVRNSDHWLGGLGVLPFPLRGDAHGLPELALAEVDDQRGVARAVEDFTDAWRAHDEREERRLAYVAVTRPRRLLLCSGHWWGEGTKRPRGPSGLLREVHDACLDAGAGHLVDEWVPEPSPDAVNPTTEVVIRAEWPADPLGVRRPPLTEAAALVRRFLTDDGPTAPDDETPDPEVARWRREADLLLAERAELSRLSGPVEVALPEHLSVTQLVALRRDPAALARALRRPLPTEPNPYARRGTAFHAWLEQRFGADRLLDTDELPGAADADAAPDEALAELQRRFLGSEWAERTPVEVEVPFATVIGGVVVRGRMDAVFRRPGDRFDVVDWKTGAQPSGAAAEVASVQLAVYRLAWAELAGVPVDRVGAAFHYVRDGATVRPADLLDVDGLSALITSLPEFGLDR, encoded by the coding sequence ATGACCCAGCCCGCGCTGTTCAACCCCGCGGCGCCGGCGCCCCGGGCGGCCGCCGTCGGTCCCCGGTACACGCCGGTGGAACTGGCCAAGCTGCTGCGGTTGCCGGCGCCGACCCGGGAACAGGCGGCGATCATCGCGGCGCCGGTGGAGCCGCTGCTGGTGGTCGCGGGAGCCGGTTCGGGAAAGACCGAGACGATGGCCGCCCGGGTGGTCTGGCTGGTGGCCAACTCGTACGTCCGGCCCGAGCAGGTGCTCGGTCTGACCTTCACCCGCAAGGCCGCCGGTGAGCTGGCGCACCGGGTGCGTACCCGGCTCGACCAGTTGGTGCGCCGGCTGGGGCGGCGCGGACGGGACCCGCTCGACGACCCCTTCGCGGGCGAGCCCACGATTTCCACCTACCACTCGTACGCCGGGCGGATCGTCACCGAGCACGGCCTGCGGGCCGGGTACGAGCCCTCCACCCGGCTGCTCACCGAGGCGTCCCGCTGGCAGCTCGTGGACCTGATCGTGCGCAACTACGACGGGGACATGTCCGAGGTGGACCGGATGCCGAGCACGGTCACCGACGCGGTGCTGGCGCTCTCCGGCGAACTGGACGAACACCTGGTCGACCCGGACGCCCTGGCCGCGTGGACCGGCCGGTTCTTCGCCGAGGTGCAGTCCCGTCCCGGACGGGTCTACGCCGACGTGCGCAGGGCCCTCGCGCTCCAGCAGACCCGGTTGAAGCTGCTGCCGCTGGTGCGCGCGTACGCCCGGCGCAAGGACGACTTCGAGGCGATGGACTTCGCCGACCAGCTCGCCCGGGCCGCCCGGGTGGCCCGGGACCATCCCGGCGTCGGCGAGATCGAGCGCGGGCGCTACCGGGTGGTGCTGCTCGACGAGTACCAGGACACCAGCCACGCCCAGGTGGTGCTGCTCGGCGCGCTGTTCGGCGGCGGGCATCCGGTGACCGCGGTGGGTGACCCCTGTCAGTCGATCTACGGCTGGCGGGGGGCCAGCGCCGGCACCCTGGACCGCTTCCCGACCGAGTTCGCCCGCGCCGACGCCGAACCCGCCCGGATGCTCGGGTTGACCACCAGTTGGCGAAACCGGCCGGAGATCCTCGCGGTGGCGAACGCGCTGGCCACCCCGCTGCGGGCGGCCGGTGCCCAGGTGCCCGAGCTGCACGCCGCGCTCAGTGTCCGCGATCCGATCCCGCATCGCAGCGCACGCGGCGCCGCCGCCGGCACCGTGCACTGCGCGCTGCTGTCGACGTACGCCGACGAGGCCGACTGGATCGCCGACAGCGTGCTGGCCGCCTGGCGGGGTGCGGCGCGGCTGCCGGGGGTGCTGCCCGAGCAGATCCCGGTCACTCTGCGCCCGACCACGGCGGTGCTGGTGCGGCTGCGCAGCCAGATTCCGGCGATCGCGGCGGCGCTGCGCGAGCGTGGCCTGCCGGTCGAGGTGGTGGGACTGGGCGGACTGCTGGACACTCCGGAGATCCGCGACGTGGTGTGCACGCTGCGGGTGCTGGCCGACCCGACCGACGGTGCCGCGTTGCTGCGGCTGCTGACCGGTGCCCGGTGGCGGATCGGGCCACGGGACCTGGTCGCCCTGCACCGCCGGGCCAAGGCCATCGCAGCGGCCCGTCGCCAGCTCGCCGACGACGGTACGGCCGAGATCATGCCGGACCGCCTGGACGAGGCGACCCTGGTCGAGGCGCTGGCCGACCTCGGCCCGGCGCAGGCGTACTCGGCCGAGGGCTACCTGCGGCTGCGTGCGTACGCCCGGGAGTTGGGCCTGCTGCGGTACCGGCTGGACCAGTCGCTGCCGGAGCTGATCGCGGACGTGGAGCGGACCACCGGTCTGGACGTGGAGGTGGCGGTACGGGCCGGCGGCGACGGCGCCGGTGACGCCGGCCTGGCCCGCAGTCACCTGGACGCGCTGGGCGACGTGGCCGCGCGGTTCAGCGGGGAGACGCCGGGGGCCACGCTCGCCGGTTTCCTGGCCTACCTGGCCGCCGCCGAGGACGAGGAGCGCGGGCTGGCACCCGGTGAGGTGGAGGTGGTCGAGGGGGCGGTGCAGATCCTCACCGCGCACGCGGCCAAGGGGCTGGAGTGGGACGTCGTCTCGGTGGCCGGGCTGAGCCGGGGGGTGTGGCCGGGACCGGTCCGCAACTCCGACCACTGGCTGGGCGGGCTGGGGGTGCTGCCGTTCCCGTTGCGCGGCGACGCCCACGGGTTGCCCGAGTTGGCCCTGGCCGAGGTCGACGACCAGCGTGGCGTGGCCCGGGCGGTGGAGGACTTCACCGACGCCTGGCGGGCCCACGACGAGCGGGAGGAACGCCGGTTGGCGTACGTCGCGGTGACCCGCCCGCGTCGCCTGCTGCTCTGCTCCGGCCACTGGTGGGGTGAGGGCACCAAACGCCCGCGCGGGCCGTCCGGGCTGCTGCGCGAGGTGCACGACGCCTGCCTGGACGCCGGGGCCGGTCACCTGGTGGACGAGTGGGTGCCCGAACCGTCGCCGGACGCGGTGAACCCGACCACCGAGGTGGTGATCCGGGCCGAGTGGCCGGCCGACCCGCTGGGCGTACGCCGTCCCCCGTTGACCGAGGCGGCGGCGCTGGTGCGGCGGTTCCTGACCGACGACGGGCCGACCGCCCCGGACGACGAGACCCCGGATCCGGAGGTGGCCCGGTGGCGGCGGGAGGCCGACCTGTTGCTCGCCGAGCGGGCGGAGCTGAGCAGGCTGTCCGGCCCGGTCGAGGTGGCGCTGCCCGAGCACCTGTCGGTCACCCAGTTGGTCGCGTTGCGCCGCGACCCGGCGGCGTTGGCCCGGGCGTTGCGCCGGCCGCTGCCGACCGAACCGAACCCGTACGCCCGCCGGGGTACCGCCTTCCACGCCTGGCTGGAGCAGCGGTTCGGCGCGGACCGGCTGCTCGACACCGACGAGTTGCCCGGTGCGGCGGACGCCGACGCGGCACCGGACGAGGCGCTGGCGGAGCTGCAACGGCGGTTCCTGGGCAGCGAGTGGGCGGAGCGTACGCCGGTCGAGGTGGAGGTGCCGTTCGCGACGGTGATCGGCGGCGTGGTGGTACGCGGCCGGATGGATGCCGTGTTCCGCCGTCCCGGCGACCGCTTCGACGTGGTCGACTGGAAGACCGGCGCCCAGCCCTCCGGCGCGGCGGCCGAGGTGGCCTCGGTGCAGTTGGCGGTCTACCGGCTGGCCTGGGCCGAGCTGGCCGGTGTCCCGGTCGACCGGGTGGGTGCGGCGTTCCACTACGTGCGGGACGGGGCGACCGTCCGTCCGGCGGACCTGCTCGACGTCGACGGCCTGTCCGCCCTGATCACCTCGTTGCCGGAATTTGGGCTGGACAGGTAG
- a CDS encoding cold-shock protein, producing MAIGTVKWFNADKGFGFITPDGGGADVFAHFSAIQSSGYRSLDENQRVEFEVVQGQKGPQAENIRPL from the coding sequence ATGGCTATTGGCACCGTCAAGTGGTTCAACGCTGACAAGGGCTTCGGCTTCATCACCCCGGACGGCGGCGGCGCCGACGTCTTCGCCCACTTCTCGGCCATCCAGAGCTCCGGCTACCGCAGCCTGGACGAGAACCAGCGGGTGGAGTTCGAGGTCGTCCAGGGCCAGAAGGGCCCGCAGGCGGAGAACATCCGCCCGCTCTGA
- a CDS encoding M16 family metallopeptidase: MPTRRARIPAAKYPVERFTLDNGLRVVLTPDRSAPVIGVAVVYDVGIRSEPEGRTGFAHLFEHLMFQGSENLEKLAHFRHVQGAGGTFNGSTHLDYTDYFETLPSNALERALFLEADRMRGPRLTEENLRNQVDVVKEEIRVNVLNRPYGGFPWLTLPPVMFDTFPNAHDGYGSFDDLESATVADAADFFRRYYASGNAVLAVSGDIDTAEAVELIERHFGDVPARPAPARPDFAEPEPTAERRTAYDDKLAPLPAVASGWRVPDPIGNFADYLPYVVLAEVLTDGDASRLVERLVHRDRTVTSIGGYLGFMGDPFDVRDPTALLIQSHLPPGGDVDKVLRTVDEELDRVATDGLTDGELARTQARMATHLLRDTDAVLNRALRMAVLEQQRGEPGLLGELPRLVGEVTDEQVRAAAATLRPERRASVEVIPGGGRS, translated from the coding sequence GTGCCGACGCGCAGAGCGAGAATCCCAGCCGCGAAGTACCCGGTCGAGCGGTTCACCCTCGACAACGGCCTGCGGGTGGTCCTGACCCCCGACCGCAGTGCCCCGGTGATCGGCGTGGCGGTGGTCTACGACGTGGGCATACGCTCCGAGCCCGAGGGACGCACCGGCTTCGCGCACCTCTTCGAGCACCTGATGTTCCAGGGCTCGGAGAACCTGGAGAAGCTTGCCCACTTCCGGCACGTCCAGGGGGCCGGCGGCACCTTCAACGGCTCCACCCACCTGGACTACACCGACTACTTCGAGACGCTGCCGAGCAACGCCCTGGAACGGGCGCTGTTCCTGGAGGCCGACCGGATGCGCGGACCTCGGCTGACCGAGGAGAACCTGCGCAACCAGGTGGACGTGGTCAAGGAGGAGATCCGGGTCAACGTGCTCAACCGGCCGTACGGCGGGTTCCCCTGGTTGACCCTGCCGCCGGTCATGTTCGACACCTTCCCGAACGCGCACGACGGGTACGGCTCCTTCGACGACCTGGAGTCCGCCACCGTCGCCGACGCGGCCGACTTCTTCCGGCGCTACTACGCCAGCGGCAACGCCGTGCTCGCGGTCAGCGGCGACATCGACACCGCCGAGGCCGTCGAACTGATCGAACGGCACTTCGGCGACGTGCCGGCCCGCCCGGCGCCCGCCCGGCCGGACTTCGCCGAGCCGGAGCCGACCGCAGAGCGACGCACCGCGTACGACGACAAGCTTGCCCCGCTGCCGGCGGTGGCCTCCGGTTGGCGGGTGCCCGACCCGATCGGGAACTTCGCCGACTACCTGCCGTACGTGGTGCTGGCCGAGGTGCTCACCGACGGCGACGCGTCCCGGCTGGTCGAGCGGCTGGTGCACCGGGATCGCACGGTCACCAGCATCGGCGGCTACCTGGGCTTCATGGGGGACCCGTTCGACGTACGCGACCCGACCGCCCTGCTGATCCAGTCCCACCTGCCGCCCGGCGGCGACGTCGACAAGGTGCTGCGCACCGTCGACGAGGAGTTGGACCGGGTCGCCACGGACGGGCTCACCGACGGCGAGCTGGCCCGTACCCAGGCTCGGATGGCCACCCACCTGCTGCGCGACACCGACGCGGTGCTGAACCGCGCGCTGCGGATGGCGGTGTTGGAGCAGCAGCGCGGCGAGCCCGGCCTGCTCGGCGAGCTGCCCCGGCTGGTCGGTGAGGTCACCGACGAGCAGGTACGCGCCGCCGCGGCCACCCTGCGGCCGGAGCGCCGCGCGTCCGTCGAGGTGATCCCCGGAGGTGGCCGCTCATGA
- a CDS encoding M16 family metallopeptidase, giving the protein MSAPTRTLPPLGPTRRLKLPGQAERTLDNGLTVIVVRRPAVPLVELRLWMPFVRAHLARGHLLAQTLLSGTETMSSVQIAAELQRIGGGLSAGLDPDRLMLSGTALATGLDRMLEILADVVTGASYPAEWVGVERDRLVDGIQVARSQPAHLARTALLRRIFGRHPYSTQTPDPEQVRAVRPAALRTLHALRVRPAGAVLVLVGDVRPEQALDTAEKALAGWQGGEHAAEVPPVPPLEPGPLLLVDRPGSVQSSMRMALPAVPRTHPDHAALQLANLIFGGYFSSRWVENIREDKGYTYGPHSMVEHSVGGSLLLAAAEVATEVTAPALLETTYELGRLATVPPKQEELDQARQYALGTLQLGIATQAGLASFVSAYAGSGLRLDFLAEHAARLAKASVDDVTEAAARYLAPSRAVTVVLGDAERIEPSLSTLTPVQTTPATP; this is encoded by the coding sequence ATGAGTGCCCCCACGCGAACCCTGCCGCCGCTCGGCCCGACCCGCCGGCTCAAGCTGCCCGGGCAGGCCGAACGCACGCTCGACAACGGGCTGACCGTGATCGTGGTACGCCGCCCGGCGGTGCCGCTGGTGGAACTGCGGCTGTGGATGCCGTTCGTCCGCGCCCACCTGGCCCGGGGGCACCTGCTGGCACAGACCCTGCTCTCCGGCACCGAGACGATGAGCAGCGTGCAGATCGCCGCCGAACTCCAGCGGATCGGCGGCGGGCTCTCCGCCGGACTCGACCCGGACCGGCTGATGCTCTCCGGCACCGCCCTGGCCACCGGCCTGGACCGGATGCTGGAGATCCTCGCCGACGTGGTCACCGGTGCCAGCTACCCGGCCGAGTGGGTCGGTGTCGAACGGGACCGGTTGGTCGACGGGATCCAGGTGGCCCGGAGCCAGCCCGCCCATCTGGCCCGTACCGCGCTGCTGCGGCGGATCTTCGGCCGGCACCCGTACTCGACCCAGACGCCGGATCCCGAGCAGGTGCGCGCGGTCCGTCCGGCCGCCCTGCGGACGCTGCACGCCCTGCGGGTCCGACCCGCCGGCGCAGTGCTGGTGCTGGTCGGCGACGTACGCCCCGAGCAGGCGCTGGACACGGCCGAGAAGGCGCTCGCCGGCTGGCAGGGCGGCGAGCACGCGGCCGAGGTGCCGCCGGTCCCGCCGCTGGAACCAGGCCCGCTGCTGCTGGTCGACCGGCCCGGTTCGGTGCAGTCGTCGATGCGGATGGCGTTGCCGGCGGTGCCGCGTACCCACCCGGACCACGCCGCGCTGCAACTGGCCAACCTGATCTTCGGTGGCTACTTCTCCTCGCGCTGGGTGGAGAACATCCGCGAGGACAAGGGCTACACGTACGGCCCGCACTCGATGGTCGAGCACTCGGTCGGTGGTTCGCTGCTGCTGGCCGCCGCCGAGGTGGCCACCGAGGTGACCGCACCGGCGCTGCTGGAGACCACGTACGAGCTGGGCAGGCTGGCCACCGTGCCCCCCAAGCAGGAGGAGCTGGACCAGGCTCGCCAGTACGCCCTCGGCACGCTTCAGCTCGGCATCGCCACCCAGGCGGGCCTGGCGTCGTTCGTCAGCGCGTACGCCGGGAGCGGGCTCCGGCTGGACTTCCTGGCCGAACACGCGGCCCGACTGGCGAAGGCGAGCGTCGACGACGTCACCGAGGCGGCGGCCCGCTACCTCGCCCCGTCCCGCGCGGTCACCGTCGTGCTCGGTGACGCCGAACGGATCGAGCCCTCGCTGTCCACACTGACCCCGGTCCAGACCACACCGGCGACACCGTGA
- the nudC gene encoding NAD(+) diphosphatase, protein MARSLLDRAAHRRTDPEWLARAWSGARVLVLDVEAGGRALVRTDTPVPELVLVAADDLPPTLAADAVFLGVEPDGVPVFCVHTRLTALPDTRSAHLRGVGHLLNDRDAGLFTTALALTNWHLRHLYHPVTGEPTRTDEAGWSRVDGLGERVWPRTDPAMIVLVHDGVDGVDGRCLLGNNAAWPSPEGQRRFSCLAGYVEPGESAEATVLREVHEEVGVPVCEITYAGSQAWPFPGSLMLGFLATADPEHPVRPDPAEIAQARWFTRQEIGAALAGRAVDAGSAWLLLPPPSSIALFLIHRWFDGHC, encoded by the coding sequence CTGGCCCGCTCCTTGCTGGACCGGGCGGCGCATCGGCGTACCGATCCGGAGTGGCTGGCGCGGGCCTGGTCCGGCGCGCGGGTCCTGGTGCTCGACGTGGAGGCCGGCGGCCGGGCGCTGGTGCGGACCGACACGCCGGTGCCGGAGTTGGTCCTGGTGGCGGCGGACGACCTGCCGCCGACGCTGGCCGCCGACGCGGTGTTCCTCGGGGTGGAACCGGACGGGGTGCCGGTGTTCTGCGTGCACACCAGGCTGACGGCGCTGCCGGACACCCGTTCGGCTCACCTGCGGGGCGTCGGGCACCTGCTCAACGACCGGGACGCGGGGCTGTTCACCACGGCGCTGGCGCTGACCAACTGGCACCTGCGGCACCTCTACCACCCGGTCACCGGCGAACCGACCCGCACCGACGAGGCGGGCTGGTCCCGGGTGGACGGCTTGGGTGAGCGGGTGTGGCCGCGTACCGACCCGGCGATGATCGTGCTGGTGCACGACGGTGTCGACGGTGTCGACGGGCGCTGCCTGCTGGGCAACAACGCCGCCTGGCCCAGCCCCGAGGGGCAGCGCCGGTTCTCCTGCCTGGCCGGGTACGTCGAGCCCGGCGAGTCGGCCGAGGCCACGGTGCTGCGGGAGGTACACGAGGAGGTCGGCGTCCCGGTCTGCGAGATCACATACGCGGGCAGCCAGGCGTGGCCGTTCCCGGGCTCGCTGATGCTCGGCTTCCTGGCCACCGCCGACCCGGAGCACCCGGTCCGGCCCGACCCGGCCGAGATCGCCCAGGCCCGTTGGTTCACCCGGCAGGAGATCGGTGCCGCGCTCGCCGGCCGGGCGGTGGACGCCGGGAGTGCCTGGCTGCTGCTGCCCCCGCCGTCGTCGATTGCGCTGTTCCTGATCCACCGCTGGTTCGACGGCCACTGCTGA
- a CDS encoding DUF397 domain-containing protein, with amino-acid sequence MNDIRTTPSVLAQLAHAPWRTSTRSQTSNCVEVAPLRTGPAAVALRDSKDRGGPVLLFNRAGWLGFISGARNGQFDLN; translated from the coding sequence ATGAACGACATCCGCACCACGCCATCCGTCCTCGCCCAGCTCGCGCACGCCCCCTGGCGTACCAGCACGCGCAGCCAGACCTCCAATTGCGTGGAGGTCGCACCGCTTCGCACCGGTCCCGCCGCGGTGGCGCTGCGTGACAGCAAGGACCGGGGCGGCCCGGTCCTGCTGTTCAACCGGGCCGGGTGGCTGGGCTTCATCTCCGGTGCCAGGAACGGGCAGTTCGACCTGAACTAG